The Rosa rugosa chromosome 3, drRosRugo1.1, whole genome shotgun sequence sequence AACAAGCTTGCGGCTTTTCAGCAAAAAGCTCTGGCTCATGCTTTATCTTTTCCAGAAGTGGAAAGAATTGTTTACAGCACATGCTCtgtcaaccaaattgaaaacgAAGATGTTGTCAGTTCTGTTCTACCTCATGCTGAATCTTATGGTTTTGAACTTGAAACTCCGTTTCCCAAATGGCAGCGCCGTGGTCTTCCAGTTTTCAAGGGTGGTAAGCACTGCTCTTATACCCGACCTTTATGTTATGAAAACAATCAGATACTCACGTTCTCAATCTTCCCGGGTTTGTTGCCTTGCAGCTGAACGACTGCTTCGAACTGATCCCATTGAGGACAAAGAAGGCTTCTTCATTGCTTTGTTTGTCAGAAAAGGCTCCTATCAATCAGAGGAACCTGATTTGACCAACGAAAAAAACACCCACAGAAATCGACATGCCAGTAAGAGAATAGTTGTACCACCCACTACCAATTTGTTTAAAATTTGGGCGCATGCTCAGCTGAGCAGGCCAAATTGTAGTTGTTGTGGATGAAAACAGAACATCACTCCCCTGTTTCAGTTTTGTCTTCCCATGAACCAGCTGTATTCACCCTTTCTAAATATTGTTATGTTCACTTTGATTTAACAAGGAAATTTGAAATTCTTGGAGAACTGCTCTTTGAAAATCGCATCTAATACTCTTGAGGGGTTTTGGGTCTGGAATCATAGATTGATTATTTCTGTAGCTTGTCATATTCTGTGTTGCTTACAATTTATACATTGGCTCATTGAAGTTGTCTGTAGGATTTTGCTATGAAAACGAGAAGGAAAATGATGGAACTGCCAATATATTGCTTCATACTAGACATACACATCGATTGGGAAACAGTAGCAATGAAACCGCAAATTCAAAACACAAGAACTGAAACGCATAAGAAAGCACACTGGTACCGATCACACTACATTTCACTCATACCCATCGCTCTAATTATTCAGAGAACAAGCCACATTCCACATTACACATAAAACTCTAACCAATCTTGACCTCAATAGTCTTGGGCTTCTTCGGCTGAGGAGGTGGCAGCTTCTCCACAGTCACAGTCAGAACCCCATCTTGGCAAACAGCAGAAATGGTATCAGCATTAGCATTCTCAGGCAGCACAAACTTCCTCATAAACTTACCGACCCTCCTCTCCATCCTCACATACTTAGCCCCCTCTTTCTCCTCCTCCCTCTTCCTCTCGCCGCTGATCAGAAGCACATTGTCATCCTCCACCTGCACCTTGATGTCCCCTGACTTGAGTCCCGGCATGTCGATGACGAAGACATAGGAATTGGGCAACTCCTTCACGTCGGCCGGAGTGGCAGCCATGGCCTTGGCGTCGCGGACGTAGGTCCGGGTCGGGGCGTTGAAGGTCTTCTCGGTTTCCTCCGGGAGGTCCGCCAGCTGCTGCAGTGCTGTTAAGATTGGAGCATCCAGACCCATGATTCTGAAATCCATTTTTCTCTTCCTGGTTCTTTTGCTTTGattatgtttgagtgctttgCAATTTTCTCTGCTGAAGATTAGGGGCAGCGGTCATGGGGATTTATAGGTGGAGGAGAGGAGTGGCGTTAATGGCGGTGTGGGGGCCTTATAGAACGTTCTGGAGACACGTGGAAGGAGGTAAAGGGGATTCTAGTATGTTCGTCTTCACAGTTCACAGTTCCTCCTAATCTTCTATAACGGTCGAGAAGCTGCGGGAAGTTCTACCACTTCTGGATCGGGTCCAAGATAAAATAGCCCAATCCATTATTTTGGGctatagttgttttttttttttttccccctcccTAAATGAGAAACCCTAAACCGGCCTCGGAGGAGGCAGAAACTCAAAGCCACCGACCATCACCGACATGTGACATTTAAGGTTTCATATTTGATAGGATTGGAGCGAACACTATTGGATCATTTTCCGGTGACTATACAGTTTATGCAACATAGAGACTTGAAGTACTCGCACACTGAATTACATATAAAGCGAATTAGCTATATTATTTAACAGAATATAATATTACAATTTTGACGAATTACATGTAAGGCTATATTATTTCACAGAATATAATATTACAATTTTGACGAATTACATATAAGGCTATATTATTTCATAGAACATAAGATTACAATTTTACGGACCAAAGACACTACAGACTGACCTGCTTCCCCATATTTCTTTCTTGTTCCCTATAGGGATAGGAAAAAatgactcaaaaacaaaaacaatacgATATTTATTTtacaaacaaataggagcatctccaacagcttccttataatttctctattataaggaagcaaaaattaaaatctccaaaaaaaattctgctccaactccaacagattctctattttacagatgtcataattcttccttaaatcaTTCTCTAAAATTTTgcagattgctgtaaatatagagaattttgttttctctctcatcactatctctattttaggaaTAATTATAGGGAACCTGTTGGAGCAAAACAGCtaaatttttccctaaaatagagaaaaaatatggagaagctgttggagttgctcttacatATGTAACTCTAAAGGTTATTGCCGTAGTCTATGTTGATTATTTCTCTAGCTTGTCATAATCTATGTTGCTTACAATTTAATTGTTTGTAGGATTTCGACTTGGACGTTTTCGAGATGCCCCTATTAACCAACGAATGGCAAGTGCtatgaaaacaaagaaaaagagaacaagATGATGAAACTGCCAATATATTGCTTCATATATAAAACCATAATACATACTCTATTGGAAAACAGTAACAATGAAACCATAAACTTACAATACAAGAACCAAAACGCGTATGACAGCGCGCACGCTGGTACCAATCACCCTACATCACCGTAGTTATTCAGAAAACAACCCAAAATTACACATAAAACTCTAACCAATATTCTTGACCTCAATAGTCTTGGTCTTCGGCTGAGGCGGTGGCACCTTCTCCACAGTCACAGTAAGAACCCCATCTTGGCAAACAGCAGAAATGGCATCAGCATTAGCATTCTCAGGCAGCACAAACTTCCTCATAAACTTGCCAACCCTCCTCTCCATCCTCAAATACTTTACCCCCTCTTTCTCGTCCTCCCTCTTCCTCTCGCCGCTGATCAGAAGCACATTGTCATCCTCAACCTGCACCTTGATGTCCCCTGACTTGAGCCCCGGCATGTCGATCACGAACACGTAGGAATTGGGGTACTCCTTCACGTCGGCCGGAGTGGAAGCCATAGCCTTGGCGTCGCGGACGTAGGTCCGGGTCGGGGCGTTGGAGGTCTTCTCGTTCTCCTCAGGGAAGTCCGCCAGCTGCTGTAGCTGCTGCAGTGCTGTCATGATTGGAGCATCCAGACCCATGATTCTGAAATCCATTCTCCTCTTCTTGGTTAGTGAAATGTTTGCTTGTTTGGTTGTGAGAGCTGTAGTGTGTTCGAGTGCTTTGGAATTTTGTTCGTGGATGATTGGGAGCAGCGGATATGGGCATTTATAGGTGGAGGAGAGGAGTGGTGTTAATGGCGGTGTAGGTGCGCTATACAAAGTTCTGGAGACACGTGGAAAGAGGTAAGGAGATTCTAGCATGTTCGTCTCCACAGCTCCTCCTATTCTATAGCGGTCGAGAAGCTGCGTGAAGTTCTACGGTTCTACCACTACTCTGGATCGGGTCCAAGATAAAATAGCCCAATCCATTATTATGGGCTGAGAAATACTAAACCGGCATCGGTGGAAGCAGAAACTCAAAAGCCACTGACCACCGCCGACATGTTGCTGTTTCCGGTTTTAGATTTGATAGGATTGGAGCGAACACTACTGGATCATTTTCCGGTGACTATTCAGTTTATGTAACATACAGACTAAAGTATATATGCACACTCAAATTACATATAACTATATAAGGCTATATTATGAAATAAACAAAGTGGAGAACGCGTCTACACGCGCGCTTGAGTAAAAATATTGTTTTTCCTATCCTCGTCCGGCGGCGAGCCCTTACGGCGCCGACGATTCGATCCAGATTGGGTCTGTTGTGAGGCATAGGGTCCTCGAGTATTGCAGTCTCGATCTGATTTGGGAGATTGCAGTGGCTGGTAAGGAGTTGAGGGACAGGAAGATAGCGACGGCTGGTGGGTCTTGGATTGCTCTTCGCTGGCCGGGTTGGTGGACTGGATGGGTACTGCGACGTCTGAGGCGGGCTAGAGGTGAAGTGTGGCTGATGGCAAGGCTGGGATCTGGTATTCTCCGATTTGATTGGAATGACCCGATCGGGTTGAGGTTTACAGATTCTGATATCAAGAGCGGGTGGATGGGAATCGGTGGCCCTCCTCTCTAGTCTAACGGGGATGGTGGATCGATGGGGGCGGCGGTCCGACAGAAGAGGTCGTGCGGCACAGTGGGTTGTCAGTCGGAGGTGGTCATGCCAGGTTTGGGCCAAGCTTGGCTGGTCGTCGATGGACTTTTTGCTTCCTTGGTACAGGCTTGGGATTGGGCCCTTTTTTTGGGCTCGGCCTGGGCTACTCTATTTATGTCTTTTGTTgattttatttacttttataGTTTAATGTTGTCTCACCTTTTGCGTGCAATAAACTCCTACAAGTGTTTTGTAGGCCTAATCAAGCTAAATGTCGCCTTGTCTGACCTAGCGAGGCGACGATCCATTCTGATTAAATGGGCGCATCTTCCTAGTGAcagaatgaaactaagtgtcgtcaGATTTATTTTCCAGcgacaacatagtaggaaaactGTGATATTAGTAATTATGCTTCGTTGTAATCGAATTAtatttccgttatgtcaccgctatttCAAAGTAAATGGAGTAGCTGGTAgaacactctttgctagttggtgcatgttagaatacatatattTTATAGAGACTCTTGATATtatagatgcttattgtaatcaaaagtttaggctcaatgtccccttcttgtattcggcagtttcattaatcaaggcttgagaacagccgcaccagccctttatttaaaaaaatatatatatatatatatataaggctatattattttaatttgtagACCATAAGATTACAAACTTGCGTACCAACTAGCTTATCCGTATTTCTCTCTTATTCCTTATATGGATAGTAGCTTCTCCATATTTCTCTCTTATTCCTTATATGGATAGGAAAGGactcaaaatcaaaaacaaacacaaaggAAGGACCGAGATACAACAAAAGCATACGATATTATAAACAGTGCATAAGGGTAGAACATCCTTCCTTGCAGACCTTGTCATACATATGCAACTCTAGCGGCTGTTGCCATCTTGGCCACCCTGACCCTCTTGACCTCCTTGGCCCTTTTGACCCCACTGGTCTCCTTGACCTCCACCTTGACCCTCTTGGCCCCACTGGCCACCTTGACCCTGTTGGTCTTCTTGGCTGTCGCCAATCCTCACCTGAACAATCTTGGGCTTCTTCAGCTCCGGCGGCGGCTTCTTCTCCACCACAATAGTCAACACCCCATCTTGACACTCGGCACTGATCTTCTCTACATCAGCATTCTCCGGCAGCACAAACTTCTTGAGATACTTGCCGAGCCTCCTCTCCATCCTCAGGTACCTCACTCCCTGgtctctctccttctccctctttctctcGCCGCACACCACCAAAACGTTGTCGTCTTCCAGATGGACTTTGATCTGGTCCGACTTCAGCCCGGGCACATCTATCACAAAGATGTAGTCATTCTGAGTCTCCTTCACGTCAGCTGGAGTAGCCGACATGGCCTTGGCTTCCCGGACGTATTGGCGCGAAGGCGCATGGTGGCTCGCCTGATTTTGCTCGTCAGAGAAGTCCAAAAGGTCGTGGAGGGCGTCCAGGAGGTTGGTGTCGACACCCATATTCCTCAGGGGAATCATGAGGTCCATGTTTTACAAACTAATTAACGAGAGCAAAAACGCAGCTGGAAATGTGAGGAGTACTATGGAtgagatttgattttggtttttgatttctAGCCCTGGGGCTTGTGAAGTGGATTGtgatgaggtttatataggggttTAGTGGATGTGTGTGGATAAATTTGAAGCGGTGTTAGTGTTTGGATCGACGAGGTTTGCCTTTTGTTGGTATCGATCTGCATGCTTAACATTTGTAAGGGAGGGAACTCAGGTGGTGCTACCTAAGCTTATCTCTCGACTGCTGTCATCAGTCTTAGAATGACACACAAGCAAGTACCAGTTTTAGAGGTATTCCTAATTCTTTAAAGAAAACATTTTAAAATCGTGGTGACTAGCTTGACCACGAATTAACAGGAAACGCAGAGAGAATGTTTTACTGTAACAGAAGCTGTGAggttaattgataattaagctCAGCTAGCTGAAATGTTAAGTGATCGGTGAATTTTGTACTTGTTGACTGCTACGTGGTTGTTCACAGCGAGGTTGGAGATCCCACGTGGCTGGGGCTCTCTTCCTTCTCAGTTGTGTTCTGTCCTCACCAGAATGGTGAAGAAGACAATGGATGGAAGGTTCTACACTGGACTTTAATTAATTTGACCCTTGAAGTTTCTTATATATTATTTGTCTAAAATCCGATTACCAATTGTACCGGACGATGTAAATTTCCGATAAAAACACAGATGATATGACGGCACAGAAGTGACAAAATGCTCTCAGATATACTGCCAAACCGTGAATAACACAGATTATTCTCAGTAATTTCAATATAGGAATGAAAGAACTTGTTTTGTAAAGCAAGTACAGAAGTATACAACTGCCATTTTCAATCACTCTTCCCAGCCAATGCGCTATGAACAGATTTTACACTATCAAAACTTCCGCAGCCGCCGCTGCTATAAAATTCTCACGCATGATTTACAGGAGTGATGTATATTGACACACTGAAGTAGCAACTATATTCAAGAAAAATAATTGCAATACACGCCTTTCAAACGACTTGAACATCATCTGCATGTAACTGATTTTCTGAAGGAAAATGAGAAAAGGATGTCCTAATTTGGAGAAGATACCTCCATTGCAACAAGAAGACCAGCATTTCCAGACTCGGACATCGTAGCTTAATCTCCTCTTTCAAAGTTCATCAATGTCATAATCTTCATAAAGCGAATCATCTATAGGTTTCTGCTTCATGCATCCATACTTTCTAAGTAGCCATCTTGCTGCCCGAACAACATTACCGATAAACACGATCCCCATCAGTGCCATCCATACAAGCACAGAAACTTGGGTCACATAATACAGATAACCCCCCTTCTGCTGTTGTGGTGTCATAAATATCATTCCAAGAAAATACGTAGCTGTTAGCGCTGTGATTGCAACCCACATGATCACCATCTGAATCCACATCCATCTGCGCCGCTTCATAGGCAATCCACTCACAAGTAATAGAATTATGCTCAGTGATGAAAGGAAAGCAAGTGTATTGGAAATCATGAACAGTCCATACTGACTTGGTTCTGTATCGGCCATCACTGACTGCCCAGCATGGTGTGGTTTATCCACAGGGTTGCCATTGCTATCTTCCAGATA is a genomic window containing:
- the LOC133740721 gene encoding 17.9 kDa class II heat shock protein-like gives rise to the protein MDFRIMGLDAPILTALQQLADLPEETEKTFNAPTRTYVRDAKAMAATPADVKELPNSYVFVIDMPGLKSGDIKVQVEDDNVLLISGERKREEEKEGAKYVRMERRVGKFMRKFVLPENANADTISAVCQDGVLTVTVEKLPPPQPKKPKTIEVKIG
- the LOC133738012 gene encoding 17.1 kDa class II heat shock protein-like, whose protein sequence is MDLMIPLRNMGVDTNLLDALHDLLDFSDEQNQASHHAPSRQYVREAKAMSATPADVKETQNDYIFVIDVPGLKSDQIKVHLEDDNVLVVCGERKREKERDQGVRYLRMERRLGKYLKKFVLPENADVEKISAECQDGVLTIVVEKKPPPELKKPKIVQVRIGDSQEDQQGQGGQWGQEGQGGGQGDQWGQKGQGGQEGQGGQDGNSR
- the LOC133740720 gene encoding 17.9 kDa class II heat shock protein-like — translated: MDFRIMGLDAPIMTALQQLQQLADFPEENEKTSNAPTRTYVRDAKAMASTPADVKEYPNSYVFVIDMPGLKSGDIKVQVEDDNVLLISGERKREDEKEGVKYLRMERRVGKFMRKFVLPENANADAISAVCQDGVLTVTVEKVPPPQPKTKTIEVKNIG